The following are encoded in a window of Ignavibacteriales bacterium genomic DNA:
- a CDS encoding acyl-CoA dehydrogenase family protein encodes MNEFTLTEEQQMLRDMTRDFVNNEIKPIAAKIDAEEKIPKELIKKLGELGFLGVVFPEEYGGGGFGEVGYCLMQEEIARGCMSTATFIGAHQSIGSNVIYIGGTEEQKLKYLTPLARGEKIGAFCLTEAQAGSDSFNVKTRAHLEGNEWVINGEKLWITNGGIADIVSVFARTNKGISAFIVETETPGFSAGPPEKKMGIKGSTTNAITFDNVRIPKENLIGTDGRGFILAMKTLNAGRLGLGAACLGAAKELLEMSTQYAKQRKQFDQSISNFQAIQFMLSEMATLLYAMESMVYRTAIDYDEKKDVNRQSAIVKIFCSESLDKIADHAVQIHGGMGYSRELPIERFYRDSRINRIFEGTTEIQKGIIAREVLKKNGVV; translated from the coding sequence ATGAATGAATTTACTTTAACTGAAGAACAACAAATGCTGCGGGATATGACCCGCGATTTTGTTAACAACGAGATAAAACCAATTGCTGCTAAGATAGATGCAGAAGAAAAAATTCCTAAAGAACTAATTAAAAAACTTGGTGAGCTTGGATTTTTAGGAGTAGTATTTCCCGAAGAATATGGTGGAGGAGGATTTGGTGAAGTTGGTTATTGTTTGATGCAAGAAGAAATAGCTCGCGGTTGTATGTCCACGGCAACATTTATCGGGGCTCATCAATCAATAGGTTCAAATGTAATTTATATCGGTGGTACAGAAGAACAGAAACTGAAATATTTAACTCCCCTTGCCAGAGGTGAAAAAATTGGTGCGTTCTGTTTAACTGAAGCACAAGCTGGTTCGGATTCATTCAATGTAAAAACGCGCGCACATCTCGAGGGAAACGAATGGGTGATTAACGGAGAAAAATTGTGGATAACAAACGGAGGGATTGCAGATATTGTTTCTGTGTTTGCAAGAACGAATAAAGGTATCAGTGCTTTTATTGTGGAAACAGAAACTCCCGGATTTAGTGCAGGTCCGCCTGAAAAGAAAATGGGAATTAAAGGAAGTACAACAAATGCAATTACTTTTGATAATGTTCGAATACCAAAAGAAAATTTAATAGGAACAGATGGTCGCGGATTTATTTTAGCTATGAAGACCTTAAACGCAGGAAGATTAGGATTAGGTGCCGCATGTTTAGGTGCTGCAAAAGAACTTTTAGAAATGTCAACCCAATACGCAAAACAAAGAAAACAGTTTGATCAATCGATCTCCAATTTTCAAGCAATACAATTTATGCTTTCAGAAATGGCAACATTGCTTTATGCTATGGAGTCAATGGTATATAGAACTGCAATTGATTACGATGAAAAGAAAGATGTAAATCGTCAATCAGCAATAGTAAAAATTTTTTGTTCTGAATCTCTTGATAAGATTGCAGATCATGCAGTTCAAATTCACGGTGGTATGGGATATTCGCGCGAACTTCCAATAGAAAGATTTTACAGGGATTCCCGCATCAATAGAATTTTTGAAGGGACAACTGAAATTCAAAAAGGGATTATTGCAAGAGAAGTTTTAAAAAAGAACGGTGTTGTTTAA
- the trxA gene encoding thioredoxin — MKPFTFTDGNFDAEALKSNLPVIVDFWAAWCGPCKMIAPIIEDLAGEYEGKVKIGKLDVDENQQTAIKYGVRSIPTVLFLKDGKVVETIIGAVPKSMFAEKITKLV, encoded by the coding sequence ATGAAACCATTTACTTTTACAGATGGAAATTTTGATGCTGAAGCTTTGAAGTCTAATCTTCCTGTGATTGTTGATTTCTGGGCAGCATGGTGCGGACCTTGCAAAATGATTGCACCAATCATTGAAGACTTAGCTGGTGAGTATGAAGGCAAAGTTAAAATCGGCAAACTTGATGTAGATGAAAATCAGCAAACAGCAATAAAGTATGGAGTAAGAAGCATCCCCACAGTTTTATTTTTAAAGGATGGAAAAGTTGTTGAAACAATCATTGGTGCTGTTCCTAAATCTATGTTTGCCGAAAAAATAACAAAATTAGTTTAA